In Methylacidiphilum infernorum V4, a single window of DNA contains:
- a CDS encoding SMI1/KNR4 family protein: MNKESKLKNLLETLRSYQAEHPYIEFNPPASPQAIEEADRKCQEKFGIALPRDYKELLGYANGFSFGYGYFYFVADHCTSWWQNRSSNAIFFLRSDIYRDLLEENEGNREFYKGSKSKWNNPNFLFLGRTRGGSREYIYDVRLKCYRRGCLEDQEYNFTPFDTKEERLYEDFYSMLEGELAYFFEVLVPAPRLLEPKVIHLLQTVRRSRFTEEGSFLPPASPRAIEEADRRFREELGIPLPDFYKAFLAFSNGFWTEHVILFSIPDEDSPVVALRKEQEAEKYHIDYLFPYNYDYRSLESWESEEERKERMHPSYFFFGRDRDLSINTYMYDLQTGLFHWCEARIPVGGKFAYPDFYSLLKDFVFDVMEEVL; encoded by the coding sequence GTGAACAAAGAATCCAAGCTAAAAAACCTACTGGAGACCTTGAGGTCTTACCAAGCAGAGCATCCCTACATTGAATTTAACCCACCGGCTTCCCCTCAGGCCATAGAGGAGGCGGACAGAAAATGCCAGGAAAAATTCGGCATTGCTTTACCCCGGGATTACAAGGAACTTCTTGGCTACGCCAATGGGTTTAGCTTTGGCTACGGTTACTTTTATTTCGTTGCCGATCACTGCACCTCTTGGTGGCAAAATCGGTCTTCGAATGCCATTTTTTTCCTGCGGTCTGATATTTACCGGGACCTGTTGGAGGAAAACGAAGGAAATAGAGAATTTTATAAAGGAAGCAAATCGAAATGGAACAACCCGAACTTTCTTTTTTTGGGAAGGACTCGAGGCGGCAGTCGCGAATATATCTATGACGTGCGGCTGAAGTGCTACCGGCGTGGATGTCTTGAAGATCAAGAATACAATTTTACTCCATTTGATACGAAAGAAGAAAGGCTGTACGAGGATTTCTACTCGATGCTTGAGGGGGAGCTGGCCTATTTTTTTGAGGTGTTAGTGCCCGCTCCAAGGCTGCTTGAACCGAAAGTGATCCACTTATTGCAAACGGTAAGGAGAAGCCGGTTTACAGAAGAAGGGTCGTTTCTTCCCCCGGCAAGTCCACGGGCGATCGAGGAAGCCGACCGGCGTTTCAGGGAGGAGCTGGGAATTCCCCTACCCGATTTTTACAAGGCATTCTTAGCCTTTAGCAACGGGTTTTGGACTGAACATGTTATCCTTTTTTCCATTCCGGACGAAGACTCTCCCGTGGTCGCGTTAAGAAAAGAACAAGAAGCTGAAAAGTACCACATCGACTATCTTTTCCCCTATAACTACGACTACAGGAGTCTTGAGTCTTGGGAAAGCGAGGAAGAAAGGAAGGAGCGGATGCACCCCTCTTATTTTTTCTTCGGGAGGGACAGAGATCTTTCTATTAATACCTACATGTACGATCTTCAAACCGGCCTTTTCCACTGGTGCGAAGCTCGTATCCCGGTAGGGGGAAAATTTGCTTATCCGGACTTTTACTCTCTTTTGAAAGATTTTGTGTTCGATGTGATGGAAGAGGTGTTATGA